From the genome of Biomphalaria glabrata chromosome 17, xgBioGlab47.1, whole genome shotgun sequence, one region includes:
- the LOC106072225 gene encoding uncharacterized protein LOC106072225, which yields MKGLTRRIGAHGLASIFVSVCLFELVVCSCRSPVTELFAYHNPTVYQMNDSVIPFLTSDKGEECTFLISASDKNEIVTLSFPIFSLKSDDCLEIFDGKAENSQSLDELCDKNPKPAYTSSQQVLRVVYKRGEESGKRKLSMMYSSQKYISNEKIIRIAGIIGAVLAAIGLTFVILRATRCCSCIRNKNTNGDHHERVSSVRETTRLTTIGSDEVEESTRTVVVNPTDPNPSVTPENDNQTPGNNQSAHPEGSDSDSLPDVNELPPSYESLYLNELGEAIDPPNYSPPKHRSSHPPRRVHTIN from the exons ATGAAGGGGCTGACTAGGAGAATTGGGGCCCATGGCCTGGCCAGTATCTTTGTGAGCGTTTGTCTGTTTGAGCTAG TAGTGTGTTCTTGTCGGTCCCCGGTGACGGAATTGTTTGCCTACCACAATCCCACAGTATACCAGATGAATGATAGTGTCATCCCTTTTTTAACCTCAGACAA AGGAGAAGAATGCACTTTCTTGATTTCTGCTTCAGACAAAAATGAAATTGTGACCTTGTCATTTCCAATCTTCAGTTTAAAAAGTGATGATTGTTTGGAAATTTTTGATG GCAAAGCAGAAAATTCTCAAAGTCTTGATGAGCTTTGTGATAAAAACCCTAAACCAGCATACACTAGTAGCCAGCAGGTGCTGCGTGTGGTCTATAAGCGAGGGGAAGAAAGTGGCAAGAGAAAGCTTTCTATGATGTATTCTTcacaaaaat ATATTTCCAATGAGAAAATCATCAGGATAGCTGGCATCATTGGTGCAGTTCTGGCTGCCATTGGTTTGACTTTTGTTATACTCCGCGCAACAAGATGTTGTAGTTGCATCAGAAACAAAAACACGAATGGGGACCATCATGAGAGAGTCAGTAGTGTCAGAGAAACGACTCGGTTGACAACTATTGGCTCTGATGAGGTGGAGGAGAGCACCAGAACAGTTGTCGTTAATCCAACTGACCCCAATCCCAGTGTAACGCCTGAAAATGATAACCAAACCCCAGGTAATAATCAATCAGCACATCCTGAAGGAAGTGATTCGGACTCTTTGCCTGATGTTAATGAGCTTCCACCTTCCTACGAATCTTTGTACTTGAATGAACTCGGTGAGGCCATTGACCCTCCCAACTATTCTCCACCCAAGCACCGCAGTAGCCACCCACCCAGACGAGTTCACACAATAAACTGA